A window of Sutcliffiella cohnii contains these coding sequences:
- the pssE gene encoding PssE/Cps14G family polysaccharide biosynthesis glycosyltransferase gives MIFVCLGTQIFQFNRLLSTLDSLIEGKLIDEPVYAQIGHSTYTPKNFEYSKFLEPDIFQDYICEARIVITHGGTGAIVKALKANKQIIAVPRREKYEEHSDDHQLQIVNFFTENGYVKRVDEVNELLGVIKSFEESPITKKFKGEGRIVEIISDFINSQD, from the coding sequence TTGATATTTGTTTGTCTAGGAACCCAAATTTTTCAGTTTAATAGACTACTGTCTACATTAGATTCTTTAATAGAAGGTAAATTAATTGATGAACCAGTTTATGCACAGATAGGGCATTCAACATATACTCCTAAAAACTTTGAATATTCTAAGTTCCTTGAACCAGATATTTTTCAGGATTATATTTGTGAAGCAAGAATAGTTATTACACATGGTGGAACTGGAGCAATTGTAAAAGCGTTAAAAGCTAACAAGCAGATAATCGCAGTTCCACGAAGAGAAAAGTATGAAGAACATTCAGATGATCACCAATTACAAATTGTTAATTTTTTCACTGAAAACGGCTATGTTAAAAGGGTCGATGAAGTAAATGAATTGTTAGGTGTTATTAAAAGTTTTGAAGAATCTCCAATTACCAAAAAATTCAAAGGTGAAGGGCGTATAGTTGAGATAATTAGTGACTTTATTAATAGCCAAGATTAA
- a CDS encoding PHP-associated domain-containing protein: MLLDLQIHSNFSYDGSITYEELLIYDGNIDVVAVTDHNNFDFHYKHRENTIGETYKIGKLTVIPAEEIMTCDAGEIIGLFLKEHVQEGLTLSETIKMIKSQNGLVYVPHPFDLYRKKSRPKMKRVTELIKEVDIVEINNGKYFTRFEFMIANSYANKYSKPYSAGSDAHKIEELGRTWIEVNDKKSITNSLDLLSLLRGPTKVIKHKPNALKRVIKKFKKVVIN; encoded by the coding sequence ATGTTACTTGATTTACAAATTCATAGTAATTTTTCATATGATGGCTCAATCACTTACGAAGAATTATTAATTTATGATGGCAATATCGATGTAGTAGCAGTTACAGATCATAATAATTTTGATTTTCACTATAAACATAGGGAGAATACGATTGGCGAAACGTATAAAATAGGTAAATTAACAGTTATCCCTGCCGAAGAAATTATGACTTGTGATGCAGGTGAAATTATTGGACTCTTCCTAAAAGAACATGTGCAAGAGGGATTAACCTTATCAGAGACGATTAAAATGATCAAAAGTCAAAACGGACTTGTGTATGTTCCCCATCCCTTTGACCTATACAGGAAAAAATCAAGACCTAAGATGAAGAGAGTTACGGAATTAATTAAAGAAGTTGACATAGTTGAAATTAATAATGGTAAGTATTTCACTAGATTTGAATTTATGATTGCCAATAGTTATGCAAACAAATATTCAAAGCCATATTCAGCTGGAAGTGATGCACATAAAATAGAGGAGTTAGGGAGAACATGGATTGAAGTTAACGATAAAAAATCTATTACCAATTCATTAGATTTACTTTCCTTATTAAGAGGTCCTACAAAAGTTATTAAACACAAACCAAATGCTTTGAAAAGGGTTATTAAAAAGTTTAAAAAGGTGGTAATAAATTGA
- a CDS encoding ATP-grasp domain-containing protein: protein MSVIAITDSETRKSLAVTRAFGKLGHEVINISSHRLNLSGVSKFSTRSIYINQYEEEVLLKIIEENNVDILITCEEETMELVIKSKKISQVVECINPNMESFNVCRDKYLTMQHALNNKVRIPKTYMAKSIDALNNYMDNLKDEDFPIVIKPRKSSGSRGIKICKNIDDYYSSISSIYSNYGLPMVQEYIPPGGDAIGASFLYYHGKEVCHFVHRRIREYPVSGGPSTLCESIILPEAVKYGRELLKELNWHGVAMVEYKKDPRDGELVLMEINPRIWGSIQLPIYCGINIPEAIAENYKNKEYKSYKKEYKEGVKLRWFFPADILSILTSSESLLKKLKNIIVPIKGEVTGMIYDPEDIKPSFLYLYSIFIKTVSIKQLKKNLFR, encoded by the coding sequence ATGTCAGTTATTGCGATAACAGATAGTGAGACAAGGAAATCTCTAGCTGTTACTAGGGCATTTGGTAAGCTAGGTCATGAAGTTATAAATATTTCAAGTCATAGGTTGAATTTATCGGGTGTAAGTAAATTTTCAACTCGGAGTATATATATTAATCAGTATGAAGAAGAAGTATTATTAAAAATTATTGAAGAAAATAATGTTGATATCTTAATAACTTGTGAGGAAGAAACAATGGAATTAGTAATAAAATCAAAAAAAATCTCACAGGTAGTAGAATGTATTAACCCTAATATGGAATCGTTTAATGTTTGTAGAGATAAGTATTTAACAATGCAACATGCGCTAAATAATAAAGTGAGAATTCCTAAGACTTATATGGCTAAAAGTATAGATGCCCTAAATAATTATATGGATAATCTAAAAGACGAAGACTTTCCAATTGTAATAAAACCAAGAAAAAGTTCAGGATCAAGAGGAATTAAGATTTGCAAAAATATAGATGATTATTATAGTTCTATTTCAAGTATTTACTCCAACTATGGATTACCAATGGTCCAAGAATACATTCCTCCTGGTGGCGATGCTATAGGAGCCTCGTTTTTATATTATCACGGTAAAGAAGTGTGTCATTTTGTTCACCGTAGAATACGTGAGTATCCGGTAAGCGGCGGGCCTAGTACTCTTTGCGAATCTATTATTTTACCAGAAGCTGTGAAGTATGGAAGGGAGTTATTAAAAGAGCTAAATTGGCATGGGGTGGCCATGGTGGAGTATAAAAAAGATCCAAGAGACGGAGAATTAGTGCTTATGGAAATAAATCCAAGAATATGGGGCTCTATTCAATTACCTATATATTGCGGCATTAATATACCAGAAGCGATTGCAGAAAATTATAAAAATAAAGAATATAAATCCTACAAAAAAGAGTACAAAGAAGGGGTAAAGCTTAGGTGGTTTTTTCCTGCTGACATATTAAGTATTTTAACTTCTTCGGAAAGTTTACTAAAAAAACTAAAAAATATTATTGTTCCTATTAAAGGTGAAGTGACTGGAATGATTTATGATCCAGAAGATATCAAACCATCGTTTCTTTATTTATATAGTATTTTTATAAAAACTGTGAGTATTAAGCAGCTAAAGAAGAATCTTTTTAGATAA
- a CDS encoding O-antigen ligase family protein, producing MNIKKTKKLNTSFYSFTFIALIILLVSIYISQSVLSVIMFLAVLFLFILKDPGIGYAGWIMSYGFYYPIGEAAGMMPHFILFPIIIFTVFIQFLRRVKFSFPREILAFCIVFAIIAGASLLFSRDPNQSIIPFVLIIFALLTTTVIISSAIQDDRVLKLMNTAIVFSLIAAVLSIAIGDGLSDIGRAGLGGNVKKLANIASPALVILFIHMLFLLNKRSSLFIYKLPQKPTLLLFLLSIATLLITVSRGPILAVVVSIFFIIISSFIWQQGFFSKVKTFIIIGISLVLVTIAIPFIDTYFTNEQMNRVSLDTWGNNPRWEIWLGALSQLSSREYIFGSGLGIYRELELLSGHSYYAHSVYFDTLTTMGVAGATALFVLLIYLILFCIKTKNIYGIGLYILTIWTYATHGSITGSIEFWTFIAMVFASCYIAKTKASTT from the coding sequence GTGAATATAAAAAAAACTAAAAAACTAAATACCTCTTTCTATAGTTTTACTTTTATAGCTCTAATTATATTATTAGTAAGTATATATATATCGCAATCGGTACTAAGTGTAATAATGTTTTTGGCTGTTTTGTTTTTATTTATATTAAAGGATCCTGGAATTGGATATGCAGGCTGGATAATGTCTTATGGCTTTTATTACCCTATAGGCGAAGCTGCTGGAATGATGCCTCACTTTATTTTGTTTCCAATTATTATATTCACTGTTTTTATACAGTTTCTTAGAAGAGTAAAATTTTCATTTCCTAGAGAAATACTAGCATTCTGTATTGTTTTCGCTATAATTGCAGGCGCATCGCTACTATTTTCTAGAGACCCTAATCAAAGCATAATACCTTTTGTATTGATAATTTTTGCTTTATTGACAACTACAGTTATAATTTCATCCGCTATACAAGATGATCGAGTTTTAAAATTAATGAACACTGCAATTGTTTTTTCTCTAATTGCTGCTGTTCTATCAATAGCTATAGGGGACGGTTTATCTGACATTGGGCGTGCAGGATTAGGTGGAAACGTTAAAAAGTTAGCCAATATAGCCAGTCCAGCTTTAGTAATTTTGTTTATACACATGCTATTTTTATTAAACAAAAGAAGTTCATTATTTATTTATAAACTTCCCCAAAAGCCAACCTTACTTCTTTTTTTGCTAAGTATTGCAACACTTTTAATAACTGTTTCGAGAGGTCCTATTCTAGCTGTAGTAGTGTCTATATTCTTTATAATTATTAGTAGTTTTATTTGGCAACAAGGATTTTTTTCAAAGGTAAAAACATTTATTATAATTGGTATTTCATTAGTCCTGGTTACCATAGCCATCCCCTTTATAGATACTTATTTTACGAATGAACAAATGAATAGGGTGTCGTTAGATACATGGGGTAACAATCCACGCTGGGAAATTTGGCTAGGTGCATTATCTCAGTTATCATCAAGAGAGTATATCTTTGGTTCCGGTTTAGGGATTTATAGAGAGTTGGAATTGTTATCGGGTCATAGTTATTATGCTCATTCTGTTTACTTTGACACTTTAACAACAATGGGGGTGGCTGGTGCAACAGCATTGTTTGTACTTCTAATATATTTAATTCTATTCTGTATTAAAACAAAAAACATTTACGGGATCGGGTTATATATTCTAACTATATGGACATATGCAACTCATGGAAGTATTACTGGATCGATTGAGTTTTGGACATTTATAGCGATGGTTTTTGCTTCATGCTATATAGCTAAAACAAAGGCGAGTACGACTTAG
- the pssD gene encoding PssD/Cps14F family polysaccharide biosynthesis glycosyltransferase, whose translation MKNKKEPKVLFVSASGGHFEQLLMLKPLMEKYPSITVTEKTSINNKADYHMLQTGHKDKLFVIKMFLNLIKAIIIWVKEKPKFVVSTGTSIVFPFALLAKITGSKIIYIETFARVNDKTRTGAVMYKYADLFIIQWESLQEIYPNAVYGGSIY comes from the coding sequence ATGAAGAATAAGAAAGAACCAAAAGTATTATTCGTTTCAGCATCTGGTGGACACTTTGAACAACTATTGATGTTAAAACCATTAATGGAAAAGTATCCGAGTATCACAGTAACTGAAAAAACAAGTATAAATAACAAAGCAGATTACCACATGTTGCAAACCGGGCATAAAGATAAACTATTTGTTATAAAGATGTTCCTCAATTTAATTAAAGCAATAATAATATGGGTTAAGGAGAAACCAAAATTTGTTGTTAGTACTGGTACTAGCATTGTCTTTCCCTTTGCATTATTAGCCAAAATAACAGGGAGCAAAATAATTTATATAGAAACCTTTGCTAGAGTAAATGATAAAACGCGAACAGGTGCAGTAATGTACAAATATGCTGATTTATTTATTATTCAATGGGAAAGTCTACAAGAAATATATCCTAATGCAGTGTATGGAGGGAGTATATATTGA
- a CDS encoding glycosyltransferase family 4 protein, with protein sequence MRILLVSNMYPSQSSPSYGVFVKNTEKILIGIGHDVDKVVLYRNNNKLFKAINYMRYYFLILYKGLFSEYDAIYVHYASHNAPVLLLLKLIKNDIKIYLNVHGSDIVPENNRQERLQIFVRNLLKKCYKIIAPSNYFKNLIINKYKLEHKTIEIFPSGGVNPRTFNFIDDRQSLYKEFDLDKDYNYIGYVGRIDYNKGWNIFLESLFLLKQEGLLNDKKAIIVGNGKELEDFKTKLKGYSLEEDIIHFDLLPQDKLNKIFNIIDVLCFPTMREGESLGLVGLEAMACGTPVIGSEMAGLLDYLNHNENGLFFEPGNSKDLKERIKEYYSFPTQIRNNMKKSAISMAEKYSIDGINIKLKNIFIDK encoded by the coding sequence GTGAGGATTTTATTGGTATCAAATATGTATCCTAGCCAATCATCACCTAGTTATGGGGTTTTTGTAAAAAATACAGAAAAGATATTAATAGGAATTGGACATGATGTTGATAAAGTTGTTTTATACAGAAACAACAATAAATTATTTAAAGCAATAAATTATATGAGATATTATTTTCTAATATTATACAAGGGGTTATTTAGCGAGTATGACGCTATTTATGTTCATTATGCTTCACATAATGCTCCTGTTTTATTATTACTCAAGTTGATAAAGAACGATATTAAAATATATCTTAATGTACATGGAAGTGATATTGTACCAGAAAATAATAGGCAGGAAAGACTGCAAATATTTGTTAGAAATTTGTTAAAGAAGTGCTATAAAATAATAGCACCTTCAAATTATTTCAAAAACCTAATTATTAACAAGTATAAGTTAGAACATAAAACTATTGAAATTTTTCCTTCTGGTGGGGTGAATCCAAGAACATTTAATTTTATTGACGATCGACAATCATTGTATAAAGAGTTTGACTTAGATAAGGATTATAACTATATAGGATATGTTGGTAGAATTGATTACAATAAGGGATGGAATATCTTCTTAGAGTCATTATTTTTATTAAAGCAAGAAGGCTTATTGAATGATAAAAAAGCAATTATAGTTGGAAATGGAAAAGAATTAGAAGATTTTAAGACGAAACTAAAAGGGTATTCTTTAGAAGAAGACATAATTCACTTTGATCTTTTGCCACAAGATAAATTAAATAAGATTTTCAATATAATAGATGTATTGTGCTTCCCAACCATGAGAGAGGGAGAGAGTTTAGGTTTAGTAGGTCTTGAAGCGATGGCATGTGGAACTCCAGTAATAGGAAGTGAAATGGCTGGACTATTAGATTACCTTAATCACAATGAAAATGGTCTTTTCTTTGAACCTGGGAATAGTAAGGACTTAAAAGAAAGAATAAAAGAATACTATAGCTTTCCAACTCAAATAAGAAACAATATGAAAAAAAGTGCAATATCCATGGCAGAAAAATATAGTATTGATGGTATTAATATTAAGTTAAAGAATATATTTATCGACAAATAA